The Cricetulus griseus strain 17A/GY chromosome 9, alternate assembly CriGri-PICRH-1.0, whole genome shotgun sequence genome has a segment encoding these proteins:
- the LOC100767596 gene encoding charged multivesicular body protein 2a, with translation MDLLFGRRKTPEELLRQNQRALNRAMRELDRERQKLETQEKKIIADIKKMAKQGQMDAVRIMAKDLVRTRRYVRKFVLMRANIQAVSLKIQTLKSNNSMAQAMKGVTKAMGTMNRQLKLPQIQKIMMEFERQAEIMDMKEEMMNDAIDDAMGDEEDEEESDAVVSQVLDELGLSLTDELSNLPSTGGSLSVAAGGKKAEATASALADADADLEERLKNLRRD, from the exons ATGGACCTGTTGTTCGGGCGCCGCAAGACGCCTGAGGAACTGCTTCGGCAAAACCAGAGGGCCCTGAACCGAGCCATGAGGGAGCTGGACAGGGAGCGGCAGAAGCTAGAAacccaggaaaagaaaatcattgcAGACATCAAAAAGATGGCAAAGCAAGGCCAGATG GATGCTGTCCGAATCATGGCGAAAGACCTGGTCCGCACCCGCCGCTATGTCCGAAAGTTCGTGTTGATGCGCGCCAACATCCAGGCTGTGTCCCTCAAGATACAGACTCTCAAATCCAACAACTCAATGGCACAGGCCATGAAGGGGGTTACCAAGGCCATGGGCACCATGAACAGACAG CTGAAGTTACCCCAGATCCAGAAGATCATGATGGAGTTTGAGCGGCAGGCAGAGATCATGGACATGAAGGAAGAGATGATGAATGACGCCATCGACGATGCCATGGGCGacgaggaagatgaggaggagag tgATGCTGTTGTGTCCCAGGTCCTGGATGAGCTGGGACTGAGCCTCACAGATGAGCTATCAA ACCTCCCCTCCACTGGTGGTTCACTCAGTGTGGCTGCTGGGGGGAAGAAAGCAGAGGCCACAGCCTCAGCCTTGGCTGATGCTGATGCAGACCTGGAAGAGAGGCTCAAGAACCTTCGCAGGGACTGA
- the Ube2m gene encoding NEDD8-conjugating enzyme Ubc12 isoform X2, producing the protein MIKLFSLKQQKKEEESAGGTKGSSKKASAAQLRIQKDINELNLPKTCDISFSDPDDLLNFKLVICPDEGFYKSGKFVFSFKVGQGYPHDPPKVKCETMVYHPNIDLEGNVCLNILREDWKPVLTINSIIYGLQYLFLEPNPEDPLNKEAAEVLQNNRRLFEQNVQRSMRGGYIGSTYFERCLK; encoded by the exons ATGATCAAGCTGTTCTCGCTGAAGcagcagaagaaggaggaggagtcgGCCGGCGGCACCAAGGGCAGCAGCAAGAAGGCGTCGGCGGCGCAGCTCCGGATCCAGAAG GACATTAACGAGCTGAACCTGCCCAAGACTTGTGACATCAGCTTCTCAGACCCAGACGACCTCCTCAACTTCAAGCTGGTTATCTGTCCTGATGAG GGCTTCTACAAGAGTGGGAAGTTTGTGTTCAGTTTTAAG GTGGGACAAGGTTATCCACATGACCCCCCCAAGGTGAAGTGTGAGACAATGGTTTATCACCCTAACATTGACCTCGAGGGCAACGTCTGTCTCAACATCCTCAG AGAGGACTGGAAGCCAGTCCTTACGATAAACTCCATAATTTATGGCCTGCAGTATCTCTTCTTG GAGCCCAACCCCGAGGACCCACTGAACAAGGAGGCCGCCGAGGTCCTGCAGAACAACCGGCGGCTGTTTGAACAAAACGTGCAGCGCTCCATGAGAGGTGGTTACATCGGGTCCACCTACTTTGAGCGCTGCCTGAAATAG
- the Ube2m gene encoding NEDD8-conjugating enzyme Ubc12 isoform X3: MLRGNLLEARDINELNLPKTCDISFSDPDDLLNFKLVICPDEGFYKSGKFVFSFKVGQGYPHDPPKVKCETMVYHPNIDLEGNVCLNILREDWKPVLTINSIIYGLQYLFLEPNPEDPLNKEAAEVLQNNRRLFEQNVQRSMRGGYIGSTYFERCLK, translated from the exons ATGCTCAGGGGCAATctcttggaagccagag ACATTAACGAGCTGAACCTGCCCAAGACTTGTGACATCAGCTTCTCAGACCCAGACGACCTCCTCAACTTCAAGCTGGTTATCTGTCCTGATGAG GGCTTCTACAAGAGTGGGAAGTTTGTGTTCAGTTTTAAG GTGGGACAAGGTTATCCACATGACCCCCCCAAGGTGAAGTGTGAGACAATGGTTTATCACCCTAACATTGACCTCGAGGGCAACGTCTGTCTCAACATCCTCAG AGAGGACTGGAAGCCAGTCCTTACGATAAACTCCATAATTTATGGCCTGCAGTATCTCTTCTTG GAGCCCAACCCCGAGGACCCACTGAACAAGGAGGCCGCCGAGGTCCTGCAGAACAACCGGCGGCTGTTTGAACAAAACGTGCAGCGCTCCATGAGAGGTGGTTACATCGGGTCCACCTACTTTGAGCGCTGCCTGAAATAG